A window of Candidatus Saccharibacteria bacterium contains these coding sequences:
- a CDS encoding zf-TFIIB domain-containing protein, with protein sequence MHCPNDNTLLVMTERQGVEIDYCPQCRGVWLDRGELDKIIERGQGAGTSQHGFAPQPGHHQQPSHRPTQQRHYDDDDDDHHRDYRTYGHDSDEHHRRKHKKEGFLGDLFDF encoded by the coding sequence ATGCACTGCCCCAACGACAACACCCTCCTCGTAATGACCGAGCGCCAAGGCGTCGAGATTGATTATTGCCCACAATGCCGCGGCGTCTGGCTCGACCGTGGCGAGCTGGATAAGATCATTGAGCGCGGCCAGGGTGCCGGCACCAGCCAGCACGGCTTCGCACCACAGCCCGGCCACCACCAGCAACCATCGCACCGTCCCACCCAGCAGCGGCATTATGATGATGACGATGACGACCATCACCGCGATTACCGCACCTACGGCCACGATTCCGACGAGCACCACCGCCGCAAGCACAAAAAGGAAGGCTTTTTGGGCGACCTGTTCGACTTTTAA
- a CDS encoding VOC family protein, which yields MAVKLNTYLNFPGTTREAMEFYKSIFGGDVQSDTYGSYAGSMPVSEGDEDKIMHAVLTGDNGIELMAADTAQGMGEANADKVSLTLSGDDEALLRSYWDKLAEGGRVNEPLVKAPWGDTFGMLTDKFGVNWMVNITAAQQ from the coding sequence ATGGCAGTAAAGCTCAACACCTACCTCAACTTCCCTGGCACCACCCGTGAAGCCATGGAATTCTACAAATCTATCTTTGGCGGCGACGTCCAGAGCGACACCTACGGCAGCTACGCCGGCAGCATGCCGGTTAGTGAAGGCGACGAAGACAAGATTATGCATGCTGTCCTGACTGGCGACAACGGCATCGAGCTGATGGCCGCCGACACCGCCCAGGGCATGGGTGAGGCGAACGCCGACAAGGTCAGCCTGACCCTGAGCGGCGACGACGAAGCGCTGCTGCGCAGCTACTGGGACAAGCTGGCCGAAGGCGGCCGTGTCAACGAACCGCTGGTCAAAGCGCCATGGGGCGACACCTTTGGCATGCTGACCGACAAGTTCGGCGTCAACTGGATGGTGAACATCACCGCTGCCCAGCAGTAG